One Nonomuraea angiospora DNA segment encodes these proteins:
- a CDS encoding ABC transporter ATP-binding protein, with product MTEAVRLDAVSKVYGRGRSAVAALREVSIAIPRGTFTAVMGPSGSGKSTFLHCAAGLDVPSSGSVRLGGTDLAGMDENALTELRRRRVGFVFQAFNLVSALTVTENITLPLMLAGTRIDQGWLREVVHRVGLDGRAGHRPAELSGGQQQRVAIARALVTRPEVVFGDEPTGALDTMTARDVLTLLREVVSGLGQTVVMVTHDPVAASYADNVLFLADGRIVDAMAAPTAEKVAGRMTGLGAWN from the coding sequence ATGACAGAGGCAGTGCGGTTGGACGCGGTGAGCAAGGTGTATGGAAGGGGCCGGAGCGCGGTGGCGGCCCTTCGCGAGGTGTCGATCGCCATCCCCCGGGGCACCTTCACCGCCGTCATGGGCCCCTCGGGCTCGGGCAAGAGCACGTTCCTGCACTGCGCGGCCGGGCTCGACGTCCCCAGCTCGGGATCGGTGCGGCTGGGCGGCACCGACCTGGCGGGCATGGACGAGAACGCGCTGACCGAGCTCCGGCGGCGGCGCGTCGGCTTCGTGTTCCAGGCCTTCAACCTGGTCTCCGCACTGACCGTGACGGAGAACATCACGTTGCCGCTCATGCTGGCCGGCACCCGGATCGACCAGGGCTGGCTGCGGGAGGTCGTGCACAGGGTGGGCCTCGACGGCCGCGCCGGGCACCGCCCGGCCGAGCTCTCCGGCGGCCAGCAGCAGCGCGTGGCGATCGCCAGGGCGCTGGTGACCAGGCCGGAGGTGGTGTTCGGCGACGAGCCGACCGGCGCGCTGGACACGATGACCGCGCGCGACGTGCTGACCCTCCTGCGGGAGGTGGTCTCCGGGCTGGGCCAGACCGTGGTGATGGTGACCCACGACCCGGTGGCGGCCTCGTACGCCGACAACGTGCTGTTCCTGGCCGACGGCCGGATCGTGGACGCGATGGCCGCTCCCACCGCCGAGAAGGTGGCCGGGCGCATGACCGGGCTGGGGGCGTGGAACTGA